The following coding sequences are from one Vibrio syngnathi window:
- a CDS encoding type II toxin-antitoxin system RelE/ParE family toxin, with the protein MAEVIWSEPALSDLNDIAEYIALENLVAAKQLVQNIFDKIERLSDFPESGRLPPELEHLNYREVVVNPCRVFYKQKGDKVYILFVMRAERDLRRFLLSKQ; encoded by the coding sequence ATGGCTGAAGTGATTTGGAGTGAACCCGCGCTATCGGATCTCAACGATATCGCGGAATACATTGCCCTTGAAAACCTAGTCGCGGCCAAACAGCTGGTTCAAAACATTTTCGACAAAATTGAACGCCTCAGCGACTTTCCCGAGTCTGGGCGTCTGCCTCCAGAGCTCGAGCACCTGAATTATCGCGAAGTCGTAGTGAATCCATGTCGGGTTTTCTACAAGCAAAAAGGTGACAAAGTGTACATCTTGTTTGTGATGCGCGCGGAGCGAGATTTACGTCGGTTTTTGCTGAGCAAACAGTAA
- a CDS encoding type II toxin-antitoxin system Phd/YefM family antitoxin: MKVELVTSLKRQATKILADLHDTKEPVLITEHGKPSAYLVDVDDYQFMQNRLAILEGIARGERAISEGKALSHDEAKDKMSKWLK, translated from the coding sequence ATGAAAGTCGAGCTCGTTACTTCCCTTAAGCGTCAAGCGACCAAAATCCTTGCCGACCTACACGACACCAAAGAGCCCGTGTTGATCACCGAGCATGGCAAACCTTCTGCGTATTTGGTTGACGTCGATGACTATCAGTTTATGCAAAACCGCTTGGCTATCCTCGAAGGGATCGCACGCGGTGAGCGCGCCATTTCTGAAGGCAAGGCGCTGAGTCATGACGAAGCCAAAGACAAGATGTCAAAATGGCTGAAGTGA
- a CDS encoding mCpol domain-containing protein, translated as MKYITIDGDDVGRKITSFYLNNDEENLYQVSASLVNAADQIAQLLIENGFEIVFCAADGVVGKSGNCFDSARLFERIQGLPSNTFTFSAGVGSSLKEAYVALLDAKSSGKNKLCDYTIK; from the coding sequence ATGAAATATATAACGATTGACGGGGATGATGTAGGGCGGAAAATTACATCATTCTACCTCAACAATGATGAGGAAAACCTTTATCAAGTGAGCGCGTCATTAGTAAACGCTGCTGATCAGATTGCTCAATTGCTAATCGAGAATGGCTTTGAGATTGTTTTTTGTGCGGCTGATGGAGTGGTTGGTAAGTCAGGTAATTGCTTCGACAGCGCTAGATTATTTGAAAGGATACAAGGATTGCCTTCCAACACATTTACGTTTTCTGCTGGGGTGGGCTCTTCGCTGAAAGAAGCTTATGTAGCATTACTTGACGCTAAAAGTAGTGGTAAAAATAAACTATGCGATTATACGATTAAATAA
- a CDS encoding nucleotidyltransferase domain-containing protein, translating to MSRDWESVFSTWAKGPSQTEQTRAENAERQIRKAIQASEKLKNRNIKVFTQGSYRNRVNVKQDSDVDVGVVCYDSYFPNYTDDNVKVELAKSFVPASYEYSSFKNELEEALIAHFGRTSISRGSKSFDIKENSYRVESDVAAFFEHRRYTAVNRHLSGVEMIPDDLSPPSVINWPEQHYDNGVQKNTVTNRRYKRVVRVLKTLSNEMSKNGIKSAKEAPSFLIECLVFNAPNSAFEHTQYKPMVRAVLANLFNDTRSDDKCSEWGEVSELKYLFRGPQQWTRSSAHQFLSDAWDYIGYE from the coding sequence ATGAGTAGAGATTGGGAATCGGTTTTCTCAACTTGGGCAAAAGGCCCAAGTCAGACTGAGCAAACCAGAGCGGAAAACGCTGAACGACAAATTCGTAAAGCTATCCAAGCTAGTGAAAAACTTAAAAATAGAAACATCAAGGTCTTTACTCAAGGTTCATATCGTAATCGGGTTAACGTAAAACAAGATAGCGATGTTGATGTTGGGGTTGTTTGTTACGATTCGTACTTTCCAAATTACACCGATGATAATGTGAAAGTTGAACTTGCGAAAAGCTTTGTTCCTGCAAGCTATGAATATTCATCATTCAAAAATGAGCTTGAAGAAGCCTTAATCGCGCACTTTGGCAGAACATCAATTTCCCGAGGCAGCAAGTCTTTTGACATAAAAGAAAATAGTTATCGTGTGGAATCTGATGTTGCTGCTTTTTTTGAACATCGTAGATATACAGCTGTTAATCGTCACCTTTCTGGGGTTGAGATGATCCCTGATGATTTAAGCCCACCTAGTGTTATTAATTGGCCCGAACAACATTATGACAACGGAGTTCAAAAAAATACTGTTACGAATAGAAGATATAAAAGAGTTGTTAGAGTCCTCAAGACTCTATCAAATGAAATGTCGAAAAATGGTATTAAGTCGGCTAAAGAAGCACCTAGTTTTTTGATTGAATGCTTGGTGTTTAATGCTCCAAATTCAGCTTTCGAACACACTCAATATAAACCTATGGTTAGAGCAGTTTTAGCCAACCTTTTTAATGATACTCGTTCCGATGACAAGTGTTCGGAATGGGGTGAGGTTAGTGAGTTGAAATATTTGTTTAGAGGACCGCAACAGTGGACACGTTCTAGCGCCCATCAATTTTTAAGTGATGCCTGGGACTATATTGGATACGAATAA
- a CDS encoding IS630 family transposase (programmed frameshift), with product MDSLNNTDFKKLASQQKTIQMKVRLLALAHFKEGHSRTQIAKYLKVSRTSVNKWVQVFLAEGLEGLQEKPRTGRPAYLNAEQRKQLSAFIKKEAESPSGGRLVGSDIHDYIVKNFDKYYHPNSIYYLLDHMGFSWITSRSKHPKQSQQIQDDFKKFKIETILKIPGHIGLESVDVWFQDEARFGQQNTTTRLWATRGTRPRVVKQQQFEYAYLFGSVCPERGIGEAIVVPWVNKDIMTNHLEQISKATEKGRHAVVIMDGAGWHTDDIAREFNNVSTIKLPPYSPELNPIEQVWSWLRQHYLANQSFTDYNDIVSKVCRAWNEFLECKDRVTKMSRRDWINLIS from the exons ATGGATAGCCTTAATAATACTGATTTTAAAAAGCTAGCAAGCCAACAAAAAACCATTCAAATGAAGGTTCGCTTGCTAGCACTAGCCCACTTCAAAGAAGGTCACTCGCGCACTCAAATTGCCAAATACCTTAAAGTCAGTCGAACTAGTGTAAACAAATGGGTTCAAGTATTTCTTGCAGAAGGATTGGAAGGGCTTCAAGAAAAACCTCGCACAGGCAGACCTGCATACCTCAATGCAGAACAACGAAAACAACTCAGTGCATTCATTAAGAAAGAAGCAGAGTCCCCTTCAGGCGGGCGCCTTGTCGGGAGCGATATACATGACTACATCGTGAAAAACTTTGATAAATACTACCACCCTAATTCTATCTATTATCTCCTCGACCACATGGGCTTCTCTTGGATAACTTCTCGCTCCAAACACCCTAAACAATCACAGCAAATCCAAGACGATTTT AAAAAATTCAAAATAGAAACGATCCTTAAGATCCCCGGCCATATCGGGCTAGAGAGTGTTGATGTCTGGTTTCAAGATGAAGCTAGGTTTGGTCAGCAGAACACAACGACACGTCTTTGGGCGACTCGTGGAACGAGGCCTCGCGTGGTAAAACAACAGCAATTTGAATACGCTTATTTGTTTGGTTCGGTATGCCCTGAAAGAGGAATTGGCGAAGCCATAGTGGTTCCTTGGGTTAACAAGGACATAATGACAAATCACTTAGAGCAGATATCTAAGGCTACAGAAAAAGGACGTCATGCTGTCGTTATAATGGATGGTGCAGGCTGGCATACCGATGATATTGCGAGAGAATTTAATAACGTCAGTACTATTAAGCTTCCTCCCTACTCGCCAGAGCTTAACCCTATAGAGCAAGTTTGGAGTTGGTTGCGACAACATTATCTAGCGAATCAAAGTTTCACGGATTATAACGACATTGTTTCCAAGGTTTGTCGCGCTTGGAATGAATTTCTTGAGTGCAAAGATCGTGTCACAAAAATGAGCAGAAGGGATTGGATAAACCTGATCAGTTAA
- a CDS encoding porin family protein, with product MKIGMVALSLFTAFGMSSYALANENDTAAKDLGHFYAGVDVGFYNETELEYRGSKIEDSSDLADLSYNLVGGYEFNTHDVVKLGLEAEYRKIGKVNFAQMMDIEGQAFFVNVKPKFIVKGDVLDLYVSLLAGVGSIDTEIKAFGLSDSKSEAAYQIGGEFGAIITDNIDVHIGYRSAHIEIESIDVSSKTAYIGARYHF from the coding sequence ATGAAAATCGGTATGGTTGCCCTATCACTATTCACCGCTTTTGGCATGAGTTCATACGCGCTTGCTAATGAAAATGACACAGCAGCTAAAGATCTTGGTCATTTTTATGCAGGTGTTGATGTCGGATTTTACAATGAAACCGAATTAGAATACCGCGGTAGCAAAATTGAAGATTCTTCTGATCTAGCTGACTTGAGTTATAACTTAGTTGGCGGTTATGAGTTCAATACACACGATGTAGTAAAGCTGGGATTAGAAGCGGAGTACCGAAAAATTGGCAAAGTTAACTTTGCTCAAATGATGGATATTGAAGGCCAAGCCTTCTTCGTGAATGTTAAACCCAAATTCATCGTTAAAGGTGACGTCTTGGATTTGTATGTCTCCCTGTTAGCAGGCGTTGGATCTATTGATACGGAAATCAAAGCCTTTGGACTCTCAGATTCTAAATCTGAGGCCGCTTACCAAATCGGTGGAGAATTTGGCGCAATAATTACCGATAACATCGACGTTCATATCGGTTACCGCTCTGCACATATTGAAATAGAATCCATCGATGTTTCATCCAAAACAGCATACATTGGTGCAAGATACCATTTCTAA